GCTGGCTGGGGCCCGTAGGGACACACACGTCTGGTATATATAAAGCACGGCCCGACCGACGATCCCTCGCGAGGTCCTAGGCGAGTGAGTGCGTATATCTTTGTTCGctccatcctcgtcctcgcctcgcccaccctTGTCGATCAGCATCGTCGGTCGGCTTCACTCACTCAACTCTTCTCAACTCACTCCACAGCAGCCCTcctacacacacacacaagatGCTCGTCTCCAACATCCTCCTCtcgggcgtcgccctcgccgccaccgccctcgccgacggcaaggccatcGTCTCCGCCATGAACACCATCAAGGCCGACACCGTCGACCTCGGcaaccacgccgccgccttcaggggcgacatcctcggcgtcctgcccatcgccatcggctccctccacctcctcgacgacatcaaaAAGGGAACcaagacggcctcgtcctcccagCCCCTCACCACCcccgaggccctcgagctcgccggcgccaccggcgacctcgccaagGAGGTCAACAAGACCctcaccgccatcatcgccgccaaacCAAAGTTCgacaagctcctcgtcgtcagccccatcatcctcctcaacctcgagcagcagcaaaaggcCACAAAGGACTTTTCCGCCAAGGTCGTCGAAAAGGTCCCCAAGGAACTCCAGGCCATTGCTCAGGGCCTCATCAAGcccatcgacgacggcttcacCCAGGCCATCGGCAAGTACAAGCTCTTCTAAAAGCGACCGAGCGACCGAGCCACCAGCGCGTGGCCCTCGGGCCCGATTCTGTGTGTATGACTTTTTTATATATGCTCGGTGCCCACGcgcgtggcgggcggggaccTGGTGTGTGTCATGTacatggacgacgatgcctgacacggcgtgggcggcg
Above is a genomic segment from Purpureocillium takamizusanense chromosome 2, complete sequence containing:
- a CDS encoding uncharacterized protein (EggNog:ENOG503P5C4~COG:S): MNTIKADTVDLGNHAAAFRGDILGVLPIAIGSLHLLDDIKKGTKTASSSQPLTTPEALELAGATGDLAKEVNKTLTAIIAAKPKFDKLLVVSPIILLNLEQQQKATKDFSAKVVEKVPKELQAIAQGLIKPIDDGFTQAIGKYKLF